A region of Myxococcus stipitatus DSM 14675 DNA encodes the following proteins:
- a CDS encoding LytR/AlgR family response regulator transcription factor yields MSAPLRALLVDDERLARTELRELLAPFPHVKVVGEADSVASALSRIEELQPQLLFLDVQMPGEGGFDLLARLPEHPFEVIFVTAYDAHALRAFEVNALDYLLKPVHPDRLARTLARLAEKESGKSAPAQSVSRHKLAESDLLFLEDGAKSRFVRVDHIVCLRGAGDYVELVTAEGRHSLSPRPLKDWEQRLPERTFARLHRSALVNLSFVERVDKSLSGGGEVFVRGLEEPLPLSRSHAAALRERFG; encoded by the coding sequence GTGAGCGCGCCGCTGCGAGCCCTGCTGGTGGATGACGAGCGCCTGGCCCGGACCGAGCTGCGTGAGCTGCTGGCGCCCTTCCCTCACGTGAAGGTGGTGGGTGAGGCCGACAGCGTGGCGTCCGCGCTCTCGCGCATCGAGGAGCTCCAGCCCCAGCTCCTCTTCCTCGACGTGCAGATGCCAGGCGAGGGCGGCTTCGACCTGCTCGCCCGCCTCCCCGAGCACCCGTTCGAGGTCATCTTCGTGACGGCCTACGACGCGCATGCCCTGCGCGCGTTCGAGGTCAACGCGCTGGACTACCTGCTCAAGCCCGTGCATCCCGACCGGCTCGCGCGGACGCTCGCCCGGCTCGCGGAGAAGGAGTCCGGCAAGTCCGCGCCCGCGCAGTCCGTGAGCCGCCACAAGCTGGCGGAGAGCGACCTGCTGTTCCTCGAGGACGGCGCGAAGTCGCGCTTCGTGCGGGTGGACCACATCGTGTGCCTGCGAGGCGCCGGGGACTACGTGGAGCTCGTCACCGCGGAGGGCAGACACAGCCTGTCGCCGCGCCCCCTGAAGGACTGGGAGCAGCGGCTCCCGGAGCGGACCTTCGCGCGCCTGCACCGCTCCGCGCTGGTCAACCTGTCCTTCGTCGAGCGCGTGGACAAGAGCCTGAGTGGAGGCGGTGAGGTCTTCGTGCGGGGACTCGAGGAGCCGCTGCCGCTGAGCCGAAGCCACGCGGCGGCGCTGCGCGAGCGGTTCGGCTAG
- a CDS encoding sensor histidine kinase: protein MNPRPARSPTFWTLQFGGWGLYAVLLIITFLPMHMGEGKALPLVMAKGIRAVFGLGLTSVMRLAYQRLFPGTFQRQAVWAMATSALVGMVWVALAEVWAVLLYPQYSWVGNRMQFPRLALDYAVTLLGWSGLYFGIKHARAWQSERERALRADTLAQEARLASLRHQMHPHFLFNALTSVRALIGEDPVRARRMVTEMADFLRFSLQKGDFPHVPLEEELSMVRSYLSIESVRFEEKLDVSLSVMPGTERLTVPAFLIQPLVDNAVKHGLASGILPVRVRIHVTREQDLLRIQVDNTGTWAPRTRELGPQGTGTGLRNVRERLAQLFAERARLESSESDGWVHTVVELPAMEWTPVLSTEAA from the coding sequence ATGAATCCCCGCCCAGCCCGCTCGCCCACCTTCTGGACCCTCCAATTCGGGGGCTGGGGCCTCTACGCCGTCCTGCTCATCATCACCTTCCTTCCCATGCACATGGGCGAAGGCAAGGCGCTGCCCCTGGTGATGGCCAAGGGCATCCGCGCGGTGTTCGGCCTGGGCCTCACCAGCGTGATGCGGCTGGCGTATCAGCGGCTGTTTCCGGGCACGTTCCAGCGGCAGGCCGTCTGGGCCATGGCCACCAGCGCCCTGGTGGGCATGGTCTGGGTGGCCCTGGCTGAGGTGTGGGCGGTCTTGCTGTACCCGCAGTACAGCTGGGTGGGGAACCGCATGCAGTTCCCCAGGCTGGCGCTCGACTACGCGGTGACGCTCCTGGGTTGGAGCGGGCTGTACTTCGGCATCAAGCACGCCCGGGCGTGGCAGAGCGAGCGGGAGCGGGCACTCCGGGCGGACACCCTCGCGCAGGAAGCACGGCTCGCCTCGCTGCGGCACCAGATGCACCCGCACTTCCTCTTCAACGCGCTCACCTCCGTGCGCGCCCTCATCGGCGAGGACCCGGTGCGCGCCCGGCGCATGGTGACGGAGATGGCGGACTTCCTGCGCTTCTCGCTCCAGAAGGGGGACTTTCCGCATGTCCCGCTGGAGGAGGAGCTGTCCATGGTGCGCAGCTACCTGAGCATCGAATCGGTGCGCTTCGAGGAGAAGCTGGACGTGAGCCTGTCGGTGATGCCGGGCACGGAGCGGCTCACCGTGCCCGCCTTCCTCATCCAGCCGCTGGTGGACAACGCGGTGAAGCACGGCCTGGCGTCCGGGATTCTGCCGGTGCGGGTGCGCATCCACGTCACGCGGGAGCAGGACTTGCTGCGCATCCAGGTGGACAACACGGGCACGTGGGCGCCGCGCACGCGAGAGCTCGGGCCCCAGGGCACGGGCACGGGCCTGCGCAACGTGCGCGAGCGGCTGGCCCAGCTCTTCGCGGAGCGCGCCAGGCTGGAGTCCTCGGAGTCCGACGGCTGGGTGCACACCGTGGTCGAGCTCCCCGCCATGGAGTGGACGCCTGTCCTCTCCACGGAGGCCGCGTGA
- a CDS encoding ABC transporter ATP-binding protein, with protein sequence MAVPEEGPKPPPPGLAGLFRLLGLQGPLVGLSALSASVAAALGLVPFFIVSRMATAIYAEPARLEEVRALALVAVGALLLRYTFVAGATVLAHVAAFRILHDLRLRIAHKLGAVPLSFFSRRTTGSLKATLMDDVNQVESFVAHNFPDAVAAVVVPLSTALALVWVDWRMAVASIIVAPFAVGAMAYTMRNGADAHVQWNAIQHRMNSALLEYIRGIKVIKTFGLSASRFGELSRSIQEGLQWMEGFMRTNGRGYGAFGALIGSSLVFLVPAGGWLYSKGELSLEELVLFLVLGPQLLMSMMRLMFAWGNVEKVQVGNARIRELLLTPDLEERAGTQAPAHDGLSFRQVDFRYDAAGPDVLRQVTFDAPAGKVTALVGPSGAGKSTLVKLVPRLWEATGGVVALGDVDVRELPLEQLLSRVSMVFQDVFLFHGTVRDNLRLGRADATEAQLEAACRAARAHDFIRALPQGYDTMLGERGARLSGGEKQRLSIARALLKDAPVLLLDEATAFADPENEARIQEALSELCEGRTVVVVAHRLSTIATADHIVVLEGGEVRDQGTHDVLLSRCALYQRLWASHSDAQDWTLGGAALPAPGGMEVAS encoded by the coding sequence ATGGCGGTTCCAGAGGAAGGGCCGAAGCCACCTCCCCCAGGTCTGGCGGGGCTGTTCCGGCTGTTGGGTCTGCAGGGGCCGCTGGTGGGGTTGTCGGCACTCAGTGCCTCGGTGGCGGCGGCGTTGGGGCTGGTGCCCTTCTTCATCGTCTCGCGCATGGCGACGGCCATCTACGCGGAGCCTGCCCGCCTGGAGGAGGTCCGGGCCCTGGCGCTGGTGGCCGTGGGCGCGTTGCTGCTCCGGTACACGTTCGTCGCGGGCGCGACGGTGCTCGCGCACGTCGCCGCGTTCCGCATCCTCCATGACCTGCGCCTGCGAATCGCTCACAAGCTGGGCGCGGTGCCGCTGTCGTTCTTCAGCCGCCGGACGACGGGCTCGCTCAAGGCGACGCTGATGGACGACGTGAACCAGGTGGAGTCGTTCGTCGCCCACAACTTCCCGGACGCGGTGGCCGCGGTGGTCGTCCCGCTCTCCACCGCCCTCGCGTTGGTGTGGGTGGACTGGCGGATGGCGGTGGCCAGCATCATCGTGGCCCCGTTCGCGGTGGGGGCCATGGCGTACACGATGCGCAACGGCGCCGACGCCCATGTGCAGTGGAATGCGATTCAGCACCGCATGAACTCGGCGCTGCTCGAGTACATCCGGGGCATCAAGGTCATCAAGACCTTCGGCCTGTCCGCCTCCCGGTTCGGCGAGCTGTCGCGCTCCATCCAGGAAGGGCTCCAGTGGATGGAGGGCTTCATGCGCACCAACGGACGCGGCTACGGCGCGTTCGGCGCGCTCATCGGCTCCAGCCTGGTCTTCCTCGTGCCCGCGGGGGGCTGGCTCTATTCGAAGGGGGAGCTGTCGCTGGAGGAACTGGTGTTGTTCCTGGTGCTGGGCCCCCAGCTCCTGATGTCCATGATGCGGCTGATGTTCGCGTGGGGGAACGTCGAGAAGGTCCAGGTGGGCAACGCGCGCATCCGTGAGCTCCTGCTCACCCCGGACCTGGAGGAGCGCGCGGGCACCCAGGCGCCCGCCCACGACGGCCTCTCCTTCCGGCAGGTGGACTTCCGCTATGACGCGGCCGGACCGGACGTGCTGCGCCAGGTCACGTTCGATGCGCCCGCGGGCAAGGTCACCGCGCTCGTGGGCCCGTCGGGCGCGGGCAAGTCGACGCTCGTGAAGCTGGTGCCCCGGCTGTGGGAGGCGACGGGGGGCGTGGTGGCGCTGGGCGACGTGGACGTGCGCGAGCTGCCCCTCGAGCAGCTGCTGTCGCGGGTCTCCATGGTGTTCCAGGACGTGTTCCTCTTCCACGGCACCGTCCGCGACAACCTGCGCCTGGGCAGGGCGGACGCCACGGAGGCGCAGCTGGAGGCGGCGTGCCGCGCCGCGCGGGCCCATGACTTCATCCGCGCGCTGCCGCAGGGCTACGACACGATGCTCGGCGAGCGAGGCGCCCGGCTCTCCGGGGGCGAGAAGCAGCGGCTGTCCATCGCCCGCGCGCTGCTGAAGGACGCGCCGGTGCTCCTGCTCGACGAGGCCACCGCGTTCGCGGACCCGGAGAACGAGGCGCGCATCCAGGAGGCGCTGTCGGAGCTGTGCGAGGGCCGGACGGTGGTGGTGGTGGCCCATCGGCTGTCGACCATCGCCACCGCGGACCACATCGTCGTGCTGGAGGGCGGCGAGGTGCGGGACCAGGGCACGCACGACGTGCTGCTGTCCCGCTGCGCGCTCTACCAGCGCCTGTGGGCAAGCCATTCGGATGCACAGGACTGGACGCTGGGAGGCGCGGCTCTGCCTGCGCCTGGCGGAATGGAGGTGGCGTCATGA
- a CDS encoding pyridoxal phosphate-dependent aminotransferase, whose amino-acid sequence MSHFLPTRRALLAGAAATTAGLALRPELSLAASTSRRPPSEDPVRLFSNENRYGPCEGALRAMRESLHLASRYASMDSIETLKRLIAEQEGVTPEHVVLTAGAFEALALIANNFSAGGGGVVCSERVYDVLPTFAARAGGKVESVPLDASMAHDLDAMEARVGTNTRLVSVCNPSNPTGTIVDPAKLRAFCDKVSPRATVLVDEVYIHYLESPSSQSMVDLVRAGKNVLITRSFSKVYGLAGMRVGYALGQPALIKQLHAMRGSLLSSVSTVAAIASLQDTAFVTRMRKLNGEARKVTTAALDEVGLKYVPGHANFLWIALNAKQLDLPARFAPHGIHLRMNPREAISPEVSALRLTLGTVEEMRTFGTLLRSMLKS is encoded by the coding sequence GTGTCCCACTTCCTTCCCACCCGCCGGGCCCTCCTCGCGGGCGCCGCCGCCACCACCGCAGGACTCGCGCTCCGGCCGGAGCTCTCACTCGCCGCGTCCACCTCACGCCGACCGCCGAGCGAGGACCCCGTCCGGCTCTTCTCCAACGAGAACCGCTATGGGCCCTGCGAGGGCGCCCTGCGCGCGATGCGCGAGTCGCTCCACCTGGCCAGCCGCTACGCGTCCATGGACAGCATCGAGACGCTGAAGCGGCTCATCGCCGAGCAGGAGGGCGTGACGCCGGAGCACGTGGTGCTCACCGCCGGCGCCTTCGAGGCCCTGGCGCTCATCGCGAACAATTTCTCCGCGGGCGGCGGGGGCGTCGTGTGCTCGGAGCGGGTCTACGACGTCCTCCCCACCTTCGCCGCGCGAGCCGGCGGCAAGGTGGAGAGCGTCCCGCTCGATGCCTCCATGGCGCACGACCTGGACGCCATGGAGGCGCGCGTGGGCACGAACACCCGGTTGGTGTCCGTGTGCAACCCCAGCAACCCCACGGGCACCATCGTGGACCCCGCGAAGCTGCGCGCCTTCTGCGACAAGGTCTCCCCCCGGGCCACCGTGCTGGTGGACGAGGTCTACATCCACTACCTGGAGTCGCCTTCCAGCCAGTCCATGGTGGACCTGGTGCGCGCGGGGAAGAACGTCCTCATCACCCGCTCGTTCTCCAAGGTCTACGGCCTCGCGGGCATGCGCGTGGGGTATGCGCTGGGACAGCCCGCGCTCATCAAGCAGTTGCACGCGATGCGCGGGTCCCTGCTCAGCTCCGTCTCCACCGTGGCGGCCATCGCCAGCCTCCAGGATACGGCCTTCGTCACGCGCATGCGCAAGCTCAACGGCGAGGCCCGGAAGGTCACCACGGCCGCGCTGGACGAGGTGGGCCTGAAGTACGTCCCCGGCCACGCCAACTTCCTCTGGATTGCGCTGAACGCGAAGCAGCTCGACCTGCCTGCTCGCTTCGCGCCCCACGGCATCCACCTGCGCATGAACCCGCGTGAAGCCATCTCCCCGGAGGTCTCCGCGCTCCGGCTGACCCTGGGCACCGTGGAGGAGATGCGCACGTTCGGCACCCTGCTCCGCTCGATGCTGAAGAGCTGA
- a CDS encoding ABC transporter ATP-binding protein, with protein MMGELFSLGERLAGRKEARLRRGFVFAFFEALATAIPYALVLVFVRSALERGLTLTMTAWVTAGILLSVVLRLVCSRVAMSDIFIAAHALMGQARLRAADHLRRLPMGFFTQRRGGELAGIITTDLALVEDIWSHITGVFAATFALPMLVGVGLCFLDLRLGLAIFAVLPLALVVLVATTPIFVREITAVLEATADVNARIVEYVQGIAVLRAFGRHGEVYQRFVRSMETLRDALIRAEVTPSPLLSVFGFLVEAGFVVVAFVGSLLAFDGSLAPGTLLVFLVVSVGVTRQVAELGVALLMLRGSQRALERVDRLMAEPPLSEPSTPASPGARFDVAVEGVSFAYEGERVLKDVSVAFPERSLSAIVGASGSGKSTLVHLVARLWDIPRGQGAIRVGGVDIRDIPFEELHRHLSMVFQDVVLFSGTVLDNLRVGRPDATREEVERAARAARAHEFIQKLPQGYDTVLSEDGGSLSGGERQRLSIARAILKDAPIILLDEATSSVDASAEAEIQRAIDELVRHKTVVVIAHRLRTVRRAHQIVVLDQGRLAERGTHDELLKRDGLYASLWREQERAKGWHLGARERGAGPLPSKEIRGLDL; from the coding sequence ATGATGGGGGAGCTCTTCTCGCTGGGCGAGCGCCTCGCGGGCCGCAAGGAGGCGCGGCTGCGCCGAGGGTTCGTCTTCGCCTTCTTCGAAGCGCTGGCGACGGCCATTCCCTATGCCCTGGTCCTCGTCTTCGTCCGCTCGGCGCTGGAGCGCGGGCTGACCTTGACGATGACCGCCTGGGTGACGGCGGGCATCCTGCTCTCCGTGGTGCTGCGCCTGGTGTGCTCGCGCGTGGCGATGTCGGACATCTTCATCGCGGCGCACGCGCTGATGGGACAGGCGCGCCTGCGCGCGGCGGACCACCTGCGGCGGCTGCCCATGGGGTTCTTCACCCAGCGCAGGGGAGGGGAGCTCGCGGGCATCATCACGACGGACCTCGCGCTCGTCGAAGACATCTGGTCTCACATCACGGGCGTCTTCGCCGCGACCTTCGCGCTGCCCATGCTGGTGGGCGTGGGGCTCTGCTTCCTGGACCTGCGCCTGGGGCTGGCCATCTTCGCGGTGCTGCCCCTGGCCCTCGTCGTCCTGGTGGCCACCACGCCCATCTTCGTGCGGGAGATCACGGCGGTGCTCGAGGCCACGGCGGACGTGAATGCGCGCATCGTCGAGTACGTGCAGGGCATCGCCGTGCTCCGGGCCTTTGGCCGCCACGGCGAGGTCTACCAGCGCTTCGTCCGGTCGATGGAGACGCTTCGCGACGCACTCATCCGCGCGGAGGTGACGCCGTCGCCCCTGCTGTCCGTGTTCGGCTTCCTGGTGGAGGCGGGCTTCGTCGTCGTGGCCTTCGTGGGCAGCCTGCTGGCCTTCGACGGGAGCCTGGCGCCGGGGACGCTCCTGGTCTTCCTGGTCGTGAGCGTGGGCGTGACACGTCAGGTCGCCGAGCTGGGGGTGGCGCTCCTGATGCTGCGCGGCTCCCAGCGCGCGCTGGAGCGGGTGGACCGGCTCATGGCGGAGCCACCGCTGAGCGAGCCCTCGACGCCGGCCTCACCGGGCGCTCGCTTCGACGTGGCGGTGGAGGGCGTCTCCTTCGCCTATGAAGGCGAGCGGGTGCTCAAGGACGTCTCCGTCGCATTTCCCGAACGTTCGCTCAGCGCGATTGTCGGCGCCTCGGGCTCGGGCAAGTCGACGCTGGTGCACCTGGTCGCGCGGCTGTGGGACATCCCCCGAGGACAAGGCGCCATCCGCGTGGGCGGCGTCGACATCCGGGACATCCCCTTCGAGGAGCTCCACCGACACCTCTCGATGGTCTTCCAGGACGTCGTCCTCTTCTCCGGGACGGTGCTCGACAACCTCCGCGTGGGCCGGCCAGACGCCACCCGCGAGGAGGTGGAGCGGGCCGCTCGTGCAGCCAGGGCGCACGAGTTCATCCAGAAGCTTCCCCAGGGCTACGACACCGTGCTCTCCGAGGACGGCGGCTCGCTGTCGGGCGGAGAGCGGCAGCGGCTGTCCATCGCGCGGGCCATCCTCAAGGATGCCCCCATCATCCTGCTGGACGAGGCCACGTCCTCGGTCGATGCCTCCGCGGAGGCGGAGATTCAGCGCGCCATCGACGAGCTCGTTCGCCACAAGACGGTCGTCGTCATCGCCCACCGCCTGCGGACCGTGCGCCGCGCCCACCAGATTGTCGTCCTGGACCAGGGGCGCTTGGCCGAGCGCGGCACGCACGATGAGTTGCTGAAGCGCGACGGCCTGTATGCCTCGCTCTGGCGTGAGCAGGAGCGTGCCAAGGGCTGGCACCTGGGCGCCCGCGAGCGCGGAGCCGGGCCGCTCCCCTCGAAAGAAATCAGGGGTCTCGATTTGTAA
- a CDS encoding alpha/beta hydrolase has translation MAGIASIQRNAAEAARRRIEAAKVVTEKAVDKVKGAVERPVQTLSAFEGPKKLGAEKLTGEKTQAVAGALDGAPADPKARAGWWKGLSPTEQMQAISADPKKVGSMDGLPASVRDSANRVQLKNEVTQLNAEAKQAKADYLDNMSLGDKLRDALRPGSAKDDPPEKFLSKEKQHQLENANAVQKQLDRTAKEAGSAQLLVYDSAFVKGEGRAAIVAGNLDTAKHVSVSVPGLNSDVRGYMDNITSDALRLHKAAGTQRGEVATVAWMGYDAPGFQNVASDNAAENGAKLLASDVAGIRASREGNQPHVTVIGHSYGSTTASIAADKNNLQADDLVLIGSPGAGSAKSVKDYEPQLSNGHVWSGSASRDVVSWLNGSNLPGDPLGQDPSENKFGAKRFTAEAADRGDKSNMGDHSKYYNEGSESLENLADIVTGNYGGVDRAEHRYGKHDWFKGNRVIDPEGNRAVS, from the coding sequence ATGGCCGGAATCGCATCCATCCAGCGCAACGCAGCCGAGGCTGCCCGTCGTCGCATCGAAGCCGCGAAGGTCGTCACCGAGAAGGCGGTCGACAAGGTGAAGGGCGCGGTGGAGAGGCCCGTCCAGACGCTGTCTGCCTTCGAGGGGCCGAAGAAGCTGGGCGCGGAGAAGCTCACGGGGGAGAAGACGCAGGCCGTCGCGGGCGCGCTGGACGGCGCCCCCGCGGACCCGAAGGCCCGCGCGGGGTGGTGGAAGGGCTTGTCCCCGACGGAGCAGATGCAGGCCATCAGCGCGGACCCCAAGAAGGTCGGCTCCATGGATGGACTGCCGGCCTCCGTGCGCGACAGCGCCAACCGCGTGCAGTTGAAGAACGAAGTCACCCAGCTCAACGCCGAGGCGAAGCAGGCCAAGGCGGACTATCTGGACAACATGTCGCTGGGGGACAAGCTCCGGGATGCGCTGCGCCCGGGCAGCGCCAAGGACGACCCGCCCGAGAAGTTCCTCTCCAAGGAGAAGCAGCACCAGTTGGAGAACGCGAACGCGGTCCAGAAGCAGCTGGACCGCACGGCGAAGGAAGCGGGCTCCGCGCAGCTGCTCGTCTATGACTCCGCCTTCGTGAAGGGCGAGGGCCGCGCGGCCATCGTCGCGGGCAACCTGGACACCGCGAAGCATGTGTCCGTCAGCGTGCCGGGGCTGAACTCGGACGTCCGGGGCTACATGGACAACATCACCAGCGACGCGCTGCGGCTCCACAAGGCCGCGGGCACGCAGCGCGGTGAGGTCGCCACTGTCGCCTGGATGGGCTACGACGCGCCGGGCTTCCAGAACGTGGCCTCCGACAACGCCGCGGAGAATGGCGCGAAGCTGCTGGCCTCGGACGTGGCCGGCATCCGCGCCAGCCGTGAGGGCAACCAGCCGCATGTGACAGTGATTGGCCACAGCTACGGCAGCACCACGGCCTCCATCGCGGCGGACAAGAACAACCTCCAGGCGGACGACCTGGTCCTCATCGGCAGCCCGGGCGCGGGCAGCGCGAAGTCCGTGAAGGACTACGAGCCCCAGCTCTCCAACGGCCATGTCTGGTCGGGCTCGGCCAGCCGGGATGTCGTCTCGTGGCTGAACGGCAGCAACCTGCCCGGAGACCCGCTGGGCCAGGACCCGAGCGAGAACAAGTTCGGCGCGAAGCGCTTCACCGCGGAGGCCGCGGACCGGGGCGACAAGAGCAACATGGGAGACCACTCGAAGTATTACAACGAGGGCTCCGAGTCCCTGGAGAACCTGGCCGACATCGTCACCGGGAACTACGGCGGCGTGGACCGCGCCGAGCACCGCTACGGCAAGCACGACTGGTTCAAGGGCAACCGGGTCATCGACCCCGAGGGCAACCGCGCCGTCTCCTGA